A window from Candidatus Gracilibacteria bacterium encodes these proteins:
- a CDS encoding VIT1/CCC1 transporter family protein, giving the protein MKKNHYNWFPDFVYGGIDGAVTTFAVVAGVVGAELSTPVILILGFANLLADGFSMATGKYLSDKSELDRIHSIKLDEMQSILEKPHEEREEIREIFRKFGFKGEDLNRAETVITSNPKTWLKIMLNHEFNVIEENINPLKGAFSTFMAFIVIGLIPLLGYSFQSVVGGDGKNIFLGTCLSTLLALFFVGTVKSRFSNRHWLATGMETALMGGTAAAIAYLVGDLLGKLFGVN; this is encoded by the coding sequence ATGAAAAAAAATCATTACAACTGGTTCCCGGACTTCGTTTATGGGGGAATCGACGGTGCCGTAACCACTTTTGCCGTGGTGGCGGGGGTGGTGGGGGCCGAGCTCTCTACACCTGTTATTTTGATCCTTGGTTTTGCAAATCTGCTTGCGGATGGCTTCTCGATGGCCACAGGAAAATATTTGAGCGACAAATCAGAACTGGACCGTATTCACTCCATAAAACTGGACGAAATGCAGTCTATTTTGGAAAAACCTCATGAAGAACGCGAAGAAATTCGGGAAATCTTCCGTAAATTCGGATTCAAAGGAGAAGATTTGAATAGGGCGGAAACAGTGATCACCAGCAACCCCAAAACCTGGCTCAAAATCATGCTGAACCATGAATTCAATGTGATTGAGGAGAACATCAACCCGTTAAAAGGCGCCTTTTCCACTTTCATGGCCTTCATCGTCATCGGGCTCATCCCCCTTTTGGGCTACTCATTTCAAAGCGTTGTGGGAGGAGACGGGAAGAATATTTTTCTTGGAACCTGTTTGAGCACGCTCCTGGCCCTGTTTTTTGTGGGTACGGTTAAATCCCGATTCAGCAACCGTCACTGGCTTGCAACCGGTATGGAGACAGCCTTAATGGGCGGTACGGCCGCAGCCATCGCTTACCTTGTGGGAGACCTGCTCGGAAAACTATTTGGCGTTAACTAA